A section of the Triticum dicoccoides isolate Atlit2015 ecotype Zavitan chromosome 7A, WEW_v2.0, whole genome shotgun sequence genome encodes:
- the LOC119330204 gene encoding 60S ribosomal protein L36a, translating into MVNVPKTKKTYCKNKECKKHTLHKVTQYKKGKDSLSAQGKRRYDRKQSGYGGQTKPVFHKKAKTTKKIVLKLQCQSCKHYSQRAIKRCKHFEIGGDKKGKGTSLF; encoded by the exons GTGAACGTTCCGAAGACCAAGAAGACCTACTGCAAGAACAAGGAGTGCAAGAAGCACACCCTCCACAAGGTTACCCAATACAAAAAGGGTAAGGACAGTCTTTCTGCCCAGGGGAAGCGTCGTTATGACCGCAAGCAGTCTGGATATGGTGGCCAGACAAAGCCTGTTTTCCACAAGAAG GCCAAGACAACAAAGAAGATTGTGCTGAAGTTGCAGTGCCAGAGCTGCAAGCATTACTCACAACGTGCTATCAAG AGGTGCAAGCACTTCGAAATCGGTGGagacaagaagggcaagggaacatctCTCTTCTAA